From one Salinibacterium hongtaonis genomic stretch:
- a CDS encoding MarR family winged helix-turn-helix transcriptional regulator, whose amino-acid sequence MPNHPNPTLRLTIARLARRMRSQRARDDISDGQLAVLFGLLQHGPLSIGELSTRERVTPPSMNRIVNAIEDAGFVSRGSSPDDGRKVIVTLTDAGLEITQETLRRRDAWFAQRLSQLAPEKLAILRAAEPVLRELAEE is encoded by the coding sequence ATGCCGAATCACCCCAACCCCACCCTCAGACTCACGATCGCCCGCCTCGCCCGGCGCATGCGGTCGCAGCGAGCTCGCGATGACATCAGCGACGGCCAGCTCGCGGTGCTCTTTGGCCTGCTTCAGCACGGCCCGCTCAGCATCGGCGAACTCAGCACGCGAGAGCGCGTGACCCCGCCCTCGATGAACCGCATCGTCAACGCGATCGAGGACGCAGGCTTCGTTTCGCGGGGTTCCTCCCCCGACGACGGTCGAAAAGTGATCGTCACCCTCACCGATGCGGGGCTTGAGATCACGCAAGAAACCCTCCGCCGCCGGGACGCGTGGTTTGCCCAGCGCCTCTCGCAGCTCGCCCCAGAGAAGCTCGCCATCCTCCGCGCCGCCGAGCCCGTCCTCCGAGAGCTGGCCGAGGAATGA
- a CDS encoding alpha/beta fold hydrolase: MIRFTAERKDRSFVDPEGVEIHFYQWKVGTPRAIVQIAHGLGDHALRYEQVAQDFVAAGYTVYADDHRGHGRTGATQWPGEPEKMGRLGPGGLRATVADVRQMTAIIRAENPGVPVVMVGHSWGSLLAQIILNEHSEDFDAVVLSGSALRTFRHMNGGKLNAKHAHLGTTGNEWLSRDPAVAAAFSDDPLAFAASAIKQLGLRDSLRLMGKPARDLAHDVPLLIQVGSDDSFGGERSAELLAEAYITRSGLTDVELIVYLEARHEIFNETNRDEVIADTLEWLDARIPS; encoded by the coding sequence GTGATTCGCTTCACCGCCGAACGCAAGGATCGCAGCTTCGTCGACCCCGAGGGCGTGGAGATCCACTTTTATCAGTGGAAGGTCGGAACACCGCGGGCCATCGTGCAGATCGCCCACGGCCTAGGCGACCATGCCCTGCGCTACGAGCAGGTCGCGCAAGACTTCGTGGCCGCCGGCTACACGGTCTATGCCGACGACCACCGAGGCCACGGCCGCACTGGAGCAACTCAGTGGCCGGGGGAGCCAGAGAAGATGGGCCGCCTCGGGCCCGGCGGGTTGCGGGCCACCGTCGCCGACGTTCGCCAGATGACGGCCATCATCCGCGCCGAGAACCCCGGCGTTCCCGTGGTGATGGTGGGCCACAGTTGGGGATCGCTCCTCGCGCAGATCATCCTCAACGAGCATTCCGAAGACTTTGACGCAGTCGTGCTGAGCGGCAGCGCATTGCGCACGTTCCGCCACATGAACGGCGGCAAGCTCAACGCAAAGCACGCCCATCTCGGAACCACGGGCAATGAGTGGCTCAGCCGCGACCCTGCGGTGGCGGCGGCATTCTCCGACGACCCCCTCGCGTTTGCGGCATCGGCAATCAAACAGCTGGGCCTGCGCGACAGCCTCCGACTGATGGGCAAGCCCGCCCGCGACCTTGCTCACGACGTTCCCCTGCTCATCCAGGTGGGCAGCGACGACAGCTTTGGCGGTGAGCGCAGCGCCGAACTCTTGGCCGAGGCCTACATCACACGCTCGGGGCTTACGGACGTCGAGCTCATCGTTTACCTCGAAGCGCGGCACGAGATCTTCAACGAGACCAACCGCGACGAGGTCATCGCCGACACCCTCGAGTGGCTGGATGCTCGCATCCCGAGCTAG
- a CDS encoding MFS transporter, whose product MKSMFRSLSIYNYRLWFAGALVSNIGTWMQRTAQDWIVLTDLTDHDAAALGVTMALQFGPALVLTPITGLIADRVDKRRMLMLTQVLLGVLGLGLGLIVVLGVAQLWQVYAFALALGVVSAFDAPSRQAFVSELVGEKDLTNAVGLNSLSFHSARLVGPAVAGILVALIGAGWVFLINAASFIAVFVSLTQMRRNELTPSRPAPRTKGQIRDGYRYVRGRPDIVVTLVMVFLVGTFGFNFAIFISTMATVEFGQGAGEFGLLSSLMAVGAVAGSLIAARRERPRLRIVTAAAAAFGVACMIAAVMPNYVSFAAALVLVGLSSLTMMTSANAYVQTTTPPELRGRVMALYLAIFMGGTPLGAPVTGWITNELGPRWGLGLAAISGLLAAAIALWWMIRHRGLRLRLYRGERRVRMEYLGDGRAVVKDEVSPDAATREIAVVEANNQKS is encoded by the coding sequence ATGAAGTCAATGTTCCGCTCGCTCTCCATCTACAACTATCGGCTCTGGTTCGCCGGTGCACTCGTCTCCAACATCGGCACGTGGATGCAGCGCACTGCACAGGACTGGATCGTGCTCACGGACCTAACGGATCACGACGCAGCAGCGCTCGGCGTGACGATGGCTCTGCAGTTCGGCCCAGCGCTCGTGCTCACCCCCATCACCGGTCTCATCGCCGACCGGGTCGACAAGCGCCGCATGCTCATGCTCACCCAGGTCTTGCTCGGCGTGCTCGGACTGGGGCTCGGGCTCATCGTGGTTCTTGGCGTCGCGCAGCTCTGGCAGGTCTACGCCTTCGCGCTCGCCCTCGGAGTGGTTTCGGCGTTCGATGCTCCCTCGCGTCAGGCGTTCGTCTCCGAGCTGGTGGGAGAGAAAGATCTCACGAATGCCGTTGGTCTCAACTCGCTCTCGTTCCACAGCGCTCGCCTTGTGGGGCCCGCCGTGGCGGGCATCCTGGTGGCCCTCATCGGCGCTGGATGGGTATTCCTCATCAATGCGGCGTCGTTCATTGCGGTGTTCGTTTCGCTCACCCAGATGCGGCGCAATGAATTGACGCCGTCACGGCCAGCACCGCGGACCAAGGGCCAGATTCGAGACGGATACCGCTATGTGCGCGGTCGACCCGACATCGTCGTCACGCTCGTGATGGTGTTCCTGGTGGGCACTTTCGGCTTCAACTTCGCAATTTTCATCTCCACGATGGCCACGGTCGAGTTCGGCCAAGGAGCCGGCGAGTTCGGGCTTCTCTCATCGCTCATGGCGGTCGGCGCCGTCGCCGGTTCGCTCATCGCGGCGCGGCGCGAGCGGCCACGGCTGCGCATCGTGACAGCGGCAGCCGCAGCCTTTGGAGTGGCGTGCATGATCGCGGCCGTCATGCCTAACTACGTCTCGTTCGCCGCAGCGCTCGTGCTCGTGGGCCTCAGCTCACTCACCATGATGACGAGCGCCAATGCCTATGTTCAAACGACGACACCGCCCGAGCTGCGCGGCCGAGTCATGGCCCTCTACCTGGCCATCTTCATGGGCGGAACCCCCCTCGGCGCCCCCGTCACGGGCTGGATCACCAACGAGCTTGGTCCGCGTTGGGGCCTCGGCCTTGCGGCAATCTCCGGCCTGCTCGCCGCCGCGATCGCCCTGTGGTGGATGATCCGCCATCGTGGACTGCGTCTGCGCCTCTACCGCGGCGAACGACGCGTGCGCATGGAGTACCTCGGCGACGGCCGAGCGGTCGTCAAGGATGAGGTGAGCCCGGATGCTGCGACCCGAGAAATCGCGGTCGTCGAGGCAAACAACCAAAAGAGCTAA
- a CDS encoding transglutaminase family protein: MNRLRVRHITGFRYTSPVAASYNEARMLPITTDGQFVLHASIDIQPASSHHEYMDYWGSRVSAFEALSGHHELSLTSTSLVEVSHRRHDHEAIGWDDLAAEVERLVETVEHLEQSERTTPPAELAELAVAIAETSAGPCDAARRICIAIGEQLDYVSGITGVNSTAAEAWVERKGVCQDFAHLALGALRSIGIPARYVSGYLHPDPEPIVGVTQEGESHAWVEWFCGVWCGFDPTNGIDIGDRHVLVGRGRDYGDVPPLKGVYSGGTASEMFVRVDITREA, encoded by the coding sequence ATGAACCGGTTACGCGTCCGTCACATTACGGGGTTTCGCTACACCTCTCCCGTCGCCGCGTCATACAACGAGGCCAGGATGCTGCCCATCACGACCGACGGCCAGTTTGTTTTGCACGCGAGCATCGACATCCAGCCGGCGTCGAGCCACCACGAATACATGGACTACTGGGGCAGCAGAGTTTCGGCGTTCGAGGCATTGAGTGGCCACCACGAGCTCTCGCTCACGTCGACGAGCCTCGTGGAGGTGAGCCATCGCCGACACGACCATGAGGCGATCGGTTGGGATGACCTCGCCGCCGAAGTCGAGCGCCTCGTCGAGACGGTCGAGCATCTTGAGCAGAGTGAGCGCACGACCCCACCTGCTGAACTGGCCGAACTCGCCGTCGCGATTGCGGAGACCTCCGCCGGACCGTGCGATGCCGCGCGGCGAATCTGCATCGCAATCGGTGAGCAGCTCGACTACGTCAGCGGCATTACGGGCGTCAACTCGACCGCGGCAGAGGCCTGGGTAGAACGCAAAGGGGTTTGCCAAGACTTTGCTCACCTCGCGCTCGGGGCTCTCCGCTCGATCGGCATCCCCGCTCGCTATGTCTCCGGCTATCTGCACCCAGACCCTGAGCCCATCGTGGGGGTTACCCAGGAGGGCGAATCCCATGCATGGGTCGAATGGTTTTGCGGGGTCTGGTGCGGGTTTGACCCCACAAACGGCATCGATATTGGCGACCGCCACGTGCTCGTGGGCCGAGGTCGTGACTATGGAGATGTTCCGCCGCTGAAGGGCGTGTACTCGGGCGGCACCGCCTCAGAAATGTTCGTGCGCGTTGACATCACCCGCGAGGCCTAG
- a CDS encoding DUF2804 domain-containing protein, translated as MPEREILTPTELCLPNGQLNPDAVGFYRSPLLNTGGIGTGLYGWGRNKRWEYWGVTTPSHILAITVSSLDYAGLHQVWAFDRATGEAVDATEITMPWAGPTLPGTLGAGRTHVRVGDLEITIDEVEGGTRLRGSTPRVSFDVMAHRPEGHEFMGVVVPWSKRLFQYTVKDVARPATGSITIDGVTSTVQQGESWAVLDHGRGRWPYTLTWNWGAASGVVDGRTIGVQLGGKWTAGSGSTENALVIDGRMHKISEELVWDYDQEDWLRPWRITGERADLTFTPFYDRVSTTNFVVIASATHQCFGFYSGWMADDSGERVPVDGVLGWAEHVTNRW; from the coding sequence GTGCCCGAACGCGAAATTCTTACGCCTACTGAGCTGTGCCTGCCGAACGGCCAGCTAAACCCGGATGCCGTGGGCTTCTATCGCAGCCCGCTTCTGAACACCGGTGGCATCGGCACTGGGCTCTACGGCTGGGGTCGCAACAAGCGCTGGGAGTACTGGGGCGTTACGACGCCCTCCCACATCCTGGCCATTACGGTGTCGAGCCTCGACTATGCGGGCCTGCACCAGGTATGGGCGTTCGATCGGGCGACGGGCGAGGCCGTCGACGCGACCGAGATCACGATGCCGTGGGCCGGCCCCACGCTGCCGGGCACGCTGGGCGCGGGTCGGACTCATGTGCGGGTGGGCGACCTGGAGATCACGATCGACGAGGTCGAGGGTGGCACGCGACTGCGAGGGTCGACCCCGCGCGTGAGCTTCGACGTGATGGCGCACCGCCCAGAGGGGCACGAGTTCATGGGCGTTGTTGTGCCGTGGTCGAAGCGTCTGTTTCAGTACACGGTGAAGGACGTTGCGCGCCCCGCGACGGGATCCATCACGATCGATGGCGTGACCTCTACGGTGCAGCAGGGTGAGAGCTGGGCCGTGCTTGACCACGGTCGAGGCCGCTGGCCGTACACACTCACCTGGAACTGGGGCGCTGCATCCGGCGTCGTCGACGGCCGCACGATTGGGGTGCAACTCGGCGGCAAGTGGACCGCGGGGTCTGGATCAACCGAAAACGCTCTGGTGATCGATGGCCGCATGCACAAGATCAGCGAGGAGCTGGTGTGGGATTACGACCAGGAGGATTGGCTGCGCCCGTGGCGCATCACCGGCGAGCGTGCCGACCTAACTTTCACACCGTTCTATGACCGGGTCTCGACTACCAATTTTGTGGTTATCGCCTCGGCGACCCACCAGTGCTTCGGTTTCTATTCGGGCTGGATGGCCGACGATTCGGGCGAGCGAGTGCCGGTCGATGGCGTTCTGGGGTGGGCCGAGCATGTAACGAACCGATGGTGA
- a CDS encoding carboxylate-amine ligase encodes MATFGMEEEYAILDPMTLAPRDEAPAVYRALRVERGESRNIQREFLLSQLERPTPVCETAEAALADLIGFRRRLRDAATSVGVIAASTGTYPLVANPIVLTDKSRYHRVLDEYRHVAKEYFYGGLHVHVGIDDRESGVRAMNALRVWMPVIAALATNSPLWKGEDTGFSSYRIIQLQRWATRGTPPAFVDADDYDRRSARIVGVGGTFDDALIAWNIRLSRKFPTIEVRVGDAQLEAWHSVLVALLIRALVSTALAEEKPADPLHPELIDSALWLAARDGISHRLVHPFTGELEVSRTVVDALLQHTAAALAAEGDAERVTEWIDRLFAEGTGADRQRAAYSAGGLPALAALMRGALAPE; translated from the coding sequence ATGGCAACGTTCGGCATGGAAGAGGAATACGCCATTCTCGACCCTATGACCCTCGCACCCCGGGACGAGGCGCCTGCTGTTTATCGCGCCCTGCGGGTGGAGCGCGGCGAGAGCCGCAACATTCAGCGCGAGTTTCTGCTGAGCCAGCTGGAGCGGCCAACCCCGGTGTGCGAGACCGCCGAGGCCGCGCTCGCCGACCTCATCGGCTTTCGCCGGAGGCTGCGGGATGCGGCGACGAGCGTCGGTGTCATCGCCGCGTCAACGGGCACCTACCCGCTCGTGGCAAATCCCATCGTGCTCACCGACAAGTCCCGGTATCACCGAGTGCTGGATGAGTACCGCCACGTGGCCAAGGAATACTTCTACGGCGGATTGCATGTGCACGTAGGCATCGACGATCGTGAATCCGGGGTGCGAGCGATGAACGCGCTCCGTGTCTGGATGCCCGTCATCGCTGCCCTCGCCACCAACTCACCGCTGTGGAAGGGTGAAGACACCGGGTTCTCTAGCTACCGCATCATCCAGCTTCAGCGATGGGCGACCAGGGGCACCCCGCCCGCCTTCGTCGACGCGGATGACTACGATCGACGTTCCGCCCGCATCGTGGGGGTCGGGGGAACCTTCGACGACGCGCTAATCGCCTGGAATATCCGGCTCTCTCGCAAGTTCCCGACCATTGAGGTGCGCGTAGGCGACGCGCAGCTTGAGGCATGGCACTCGGTGCTGGTGGCGCTCCTGATCCGCGCACTCGTGAGCACCGCGCTCGCCGAGGAGAAGCCCGCTGACCCGCTCCACCCTGAGCTCATCGATTCTGCGCTGTGGCTTGCCGCCCGTGATGGCATCTCTCACCGGCTTGTGCACCCGTTCACGGGCGAACTCGAGGTGTCGCGCACGGTTGTGGATGCGCTGCTTCAGCACACGGCCGCCGCACTCGCCGCAGAGGGAGACGCCGAGCGAGTAACCGAGTGGATCGACCGGCTTTTTGCCGAAGGGACGGGCGCCGATCGTCAAAGGGCGGCCTACTCGGCAGGCGGTCTCCCCGCTCTGGCAGCGCTCATGCGCGGGGCGCTCGCACCCGAATAG
- the rocD gene encoding ornithine--oxo-acid transaminase, protein MRPRVGTLADTTPAAVTPTSGSTPPAASDAFISAVDEHSPHNYHPLPVVIATGEGAWVTDVHGRRYLDCLAAYSAVNFGHSPRRLIDAAKAQLDRITLTSRAFHNDRLGTFVTELAALAGKDMVLPMNTGAEAVESAIKVARAWGYRVKGVESDRANIIVMAGNFHGRTTTIVSFSDDQDARADFGPFTPGFRTVPYGDAAAVAAAIDENTVAVLVEPIQGEAGVIVPPPAFLPQLRDLCTRENVLLVADEIQSGLGRTGTTFACDLVGVVPDLYLLGKALGGGIVPVSAVVGNRDILGVLEPGQHGSTFGGNPLAAAVGTEVVRMLADGAPQRRAAELGERMHARLRALVGSGVVAVRGAGLWAGIDIDPSLATGRRVCELLLAEGVLVKDTHGSSIRLAPPLVIEQADLDWAVDRLGTVIEHLTVPASAR, encoded by the coding sequence ATGAGGCCGAGGGTTGGGACACTCGCCGACACCACGCCAGCGGCGGTGACGCCGACCAGCGGATCTACGCCGCCCGCGGCATCCGATGCCTTCATCTCGGCGGTTGACGAGCACAGCCCTCACAACTACCACCCGCTGCCCGTGGTTATTGCTACGGGGGAGGGCGCCTGGGTGACCGACGTGCATGGCCGCCGATATCTTGACTGTCTTGCGGCCTACTCCGCCGTGAACTTTGGGCACTCGCCCCGGCGCCTAATCGACGCCGCCAAAGCACAGCTCGACCGCATCACGCTCACTAGCCGTGCGTTCCACAATGACCGGCTCGGAACGTTCGTGACCGAACTGGCCGCCCTCGCCGGCAAAGACATGGTGCTGCCGATGAACACGGGAGCGGAGGCCGTGGAATCGGCCATCAAGGTTGCGCGGGCGTGGGGATACAGGGTCAAGGGCGTGGAGTCTGACCGGGCGAACATCATCGTGATGGCGGGCAATTTTCATGGCCGAACCACCACAATCGTGAGCTTTAGCGACGATCAGGATGCGCGCGCCGATTTTGGGCCGTTCACCCCGGGTTTTCGCACCGTGCCCTATGGAGATGCCGCCGCTGTGGCGGCAGCAATAGACGAGAACACCGTCGCCGTTCTTGTTGAGCCGATTCAGGGTGAGGCCGGAGTGATCGTGCCGCCGCCCGCGTTCCTGCCGCAGCTGAGAGACCTCTGCACCAGAGAGAACGTGCTGCTGGTCGCCGACGAGATTCAATCGGGCCTCGGCAGAACCGGCACAACCTTCGCCTGTGACCTCGTGGGGGTCGTGCCCGACCTCTACCTGCTGGGCAAGGCCCTCGGCGGTGGCATCGTCCCCGTCTCTGCCGTCGTGGGCAACCGCGACATCCTGGGCGTTCTGGAGCCCGGCCAGCATGGCTCCACCTTTGGCGGCAACCCCCTTGCCGCCGCTGTGGGCACCGAGGTCGTGCGCATGCTTGCAGACGGGGCTCCGCAGCGCAGGGCGGCCGAGCTGGGCGAGAGGATGCACGCGCGACTGCGCGCGCTGGTCGGCTCGGGCGTCGTTGCCGTGAGGGGTGCCGGGCTCTGGGCCGGCATCGATATCGATCCCAGCCTCGCTACCGGCAGGAGGGTGTGCGAACTGCTGCTCGCCGAGGGTGTGCTCGTGAAAGACACCCACGGCTCCAGCATCCGCCTGGCCCCGCCCCTCGTCATCGAGCAAGCGGACCTCGACTGGGCGGTGGATCGGCTCGGCACCGTCATCGAGCACCTCACGGTGCCCGCCAGCGCGCGGTAA
- a CDS encoding circularly permuted type 2 ATP-grasp protein → MDGLFEGYGSGVSRRRGAAPWDEMFDQSSGVRPGYKELHAGLAKMTQAELRGRTEDLANSYLAQGVTFDFAGEERPFPLDAVPRLIEQQEWKAVSAGVQQRVRALEAFLADAYGPQTAVRDGIIPARLVTSSTHFHRAAVGIEPANGVRIQVSGIDLIRDEAGAWRVLEDNVRVPSGVSYVISNRRVMSQTLPELFASMKVRPVADYPSKLLGALRASAPAGVESPTVVVLTPGVHNSAYFEHTLLARLMGVELVEGRDLFCSGGSVYMRTTAGPTRVDVIYRRVDDEYLDPLHFRADSVLGTPGMLLAARLGRVTIANAVGNGVADDKLVYTYVPDLIRYFLGEEPLLPNVTTWRLEDPESLAEVLDRLDELVVKPVDGSGGKGLVIGPDASRAELDELRLRLVADPRGWIAQPLVQLSTIPTLVDDGMRPRHADLRPFAVNDGRDIWVLPGGLTRVALPEGELVVNSSQGGGSKDTWVVGDVHEPAWPVGPDRRAPSAFSRGERLQDHAPADAASGQRQHEQQQQSRETRQC, encoded by the coding sequence ATGGACGGGCTCTTCGAGGGATACGGCAGTGGCGTTAGCCGCCGCCGTGGGGCTGCGCCCTGGGACGAGATGTTCGATCAGAGCAGCGGGGTGCGCCCCGGGTATAAGGAGCTCCACGCTGGCCTGGCAAAGATGACCCAGGCGGAGCTGCGCGGTCGCACAGAAGACCTCGCCAACTCCTATCTGGCCCAGGGGGTCACCTTCGACTTTGCCGGCGAGGAGAGGCCGTTCCCCCTTGACGCCGTGCCCCGGCTCATTGAGCAGCAGGAGTGGAAGGCGGTTTCGGCCGGGGTGCAGCAGCGGGTGCGAGCCCTCGAGGCCTTTCTCGCTGACGCCTATGGCCCCCAGACCGCGGTGCGCGACGGCATCATCCCGGCGAGGCTCGTGACCTCCTCGACCCATTTTCATCGGGCTGCCGTAGGAATCGAGCCCGCAAATGGGGTGCGCATCCAGGTCAGCGGCATCGACCTGATCAGGGATGAAGCGGGCGCCTGGCGCGTGCTCGAGGACAATGTGCGCGTGCCGAGCGGGGTGAGTTACGTGATCTCGAACCGACGGGTCATGAGCCAAACCCTGCCGGAGCTGTTCGCGAGCATGAAGGTGCGCCCCGTCGCCGACTACCCGAGCAAGCTTCTCGGGGCGCTCAGGGCGAGCGCGCCCGCTGGCGTGGAAAGCCCGACCGTTGTCGTCCTCACCCCCGGTGTTCACAACTCCGCCTACTTTGAGCACACGCTGCTTGCCCGGCTGATGGGCGTCGAGCTCGTCGAGGGGCGCGATCTCTTTTGCTCTGGCGGAAGTGTCTACATGCGCACGACGGCGGGGCCCACCCGTGTGGATGTGATCTATCGCCGCGTCGACGACGAATACCTCGATCCTTTGCACTTTCGGGCGGATTCCGTGCTGGGCACACCGGGAATGCTGCTTGCCGCCCGGCTCGGTCGGGTCACGATTGCCAATGCGGTCGGAAACGGGGTGGCCGACGACAAGCTCGTCTACACGTATGTGCCCGACCTCATCCGCTACTTTCTCGGCGAAGAGCCGCTGTTGCCCAATGTGACAACCTGGCGACTCGAAGACCCGGAATCGCTTGCCGAGGTACTCGATCGACTCGACGAACTCGTCGTTAAGCCGGTCGATGGCTCCGGCGGCAAGGGGCTCGTCATCGGGCCGGATGCCAGCAGGGCCGAGCTCGATGAACTGCGCCTCAGGCTCGTGGCCGACCCGCGAGGGTGGATTGCCCAACCGCTCGTGCAGCTCTCCACGATTCCCACACTCGTCGATGACGGCATGCGCCCGAGGCACGCCGACCTGCGCCCGTTCGCCGTCAACGACGGGCGCGATATCTGGGTGCTGCCGGGTGGGCTCACGCGAGTGGCCCTGCCCGAGGGCGAACTCGTGGTCAACAGCAGTCAGGGAGGCGGCTCAAAAGACACCTGGGTCGTAGGTGATGTGCACGAACCCGCGTGGCCCGTCGGACCCGACCGACGTGCCCCATCCGCATTCTCCCGAGGCGAGAGGTTGCAAGACCACGCTCCGGCCGATGCGGCGTCTGGGCAACGACAACACGAACAACAACAACAAAGTCGGGAGACACGGCAATGCTGA
- the ddaH gene encoding dimethylargininase: MTLTDATPGRDAAATPDSAARRATSRTVLMCRPDHFTVSYRINPWMHPQEPTDTGRAVRQWESLYETYLALGIAVEVIDPVESLPDMVYAANGGFVLDGVAYGALFAHEERAAEGPAYMRWFEQAGYTVHQPHHVNEGEGDFLLAGQSILAGYGFRSDRASHRELADIFGREVVGLELVDPRFYHLDTALAVLDPEPAEGAVPTIAYLPAAFSEQSRLELERRYPDAIRVAESDAVVLGLNCFSDGASVVIAERARGFARQLTERGYTPVGVELDELLRGGGGVKCCTLELRR; encoded by the coding sequence ATGACGCTCACCGATGCCACGCCAGGGCGTGACGCTGCTGCCACACCCGATAGCGCAGCCCGCCGCGCAACATCCCGCACAGTGCTCATGTGTCGGCCGGACCACTTCACCGTCAGCTACCGCATCAACCCGTGGATGCACCCGCAGGAGCCGACGGATACTGGCCGGGCCGTGCGCCAATGGGAGTCGCTGTACGAGACATACCTGGCGCTCGGCATTGCCGTTGAGGTCATTGACCCCGTCGAGAGCCTGCCCGACATGGTCTATGCGGCCAATGGCGGATTCGTTCTCGACGGGGTCGCTTATGGCGCACTGTTCGCCCACGAGGAGCGGGCAGCAGAGGGCCCCGCCTATATGCGCTGGTTCGAGCAGGCCGGCTATACGGTGCACCAGCCACACCACGTCAACGAGGGCGAAGGTGACTTTCTCCTGGCGGGCCAGTCGATTCTGGCCGGATACGGCTTTCGCAGCGATCGCGCGAGCCACCGGGAGCTCGCCGACATTTTTGGCAGGGAGGTCGTGGGGCTTGAGCTAGTTGACCCCCGGTTCTACCACCTCGATACGGCGCTCGCCGTGCTCGATCCCGAACCGGCCGAGGGCGCTGTTCCCACCATTGCGTACCTGCCAGCCGCCTTCAGCGAACAGAGCAGGCTCGAGCTCGAGAGACGGTATCCCGATGCGATCCGCGTCGCGGAGTCCGACGCGGTGGTGCTCGGCCTCAACTGCTTCAGCGACGGCGCATCGGTGGTGATCGCCGAGAGAGCCCGCGGGTTCGCCCGGCAGCTCACCGAGCGCGGCTATACGCCCGTCGGGGTGGAGCTCGACGAGCTTTTGCGCGGCGGCGGCGGCGTCAAATGCTGCACCCTGGAGTTGCGACGATGA
- a CDS encoding alpha-E domain-containing protein, which produces MLSRIAESLFWIGRYIERADGTASVLDAHLQLLLEDPWIDENLACRSILEVMGAKIPETGDMTRQDVLSLLAVDRSQPTAIAFSLGAARENARRAREIVSTELWECLNTTRARTPRKVADDKVHAFIAWVRERSALAVGIIESATRRDEAWYFFTLGRSLERADMTARLLATRSLTEDSGPSWTTILRSCGAYESYLRTHSGSPSAVRAGEFLLLDRQFPRSILFSLTRAEHCLDEIEPRSETAAPDQSRRMLGQIRSEIEYRPIAEILEDLPAHMESVQLATSSVSEQARLRYFPNDAAPSWVGETT; this is translated from the coding sequence ATGCTGAGCCGAATCGCCGAATCACTCTTTTGGATCGGGCGTTACATCGAGAGAGCCGATGGCACCGCGAGTGTGCTCGACGCGCACCTGCAACTGCTGCTCGAGGACCCCTGGATTGACGAGAATCTCGCGTGCCGTTCCATCCTCGAAGTGATGGGAGCCAAGATTCCCGAGACCGGCGACATGACCCGGCAGGACGTGCTCTCGCTGCTCGCCGTCGACCGTTCCCAACCCACCGCGATCGCCTTCTCGCTGGGCGCGGCACGGGAGAATGCCCGCCGGGCTCGCGAGATCGTCTCAACCGAACTATGGGAGTGCCTCAACACCACGCGGGCGCGCACGCCGCGCAAGGTCGCCGACGACAAGGTGCACGCCTTCATCGCGTGGGTTCGGGAGCGCTCGGCGCTCGCCGTTGGCATCATCGAGTCGGCGACGCGACGCGACGAAGCCTGGTATTTCTTCACGCTCGGCAGGAGCCTCGAGCGCGCCGATATGACGGCACGGCTTCTGGCCACGCGCTCACTCACAGAAGACAGCGGGCCATCATGGACCACCATCCTGCGCAGTTGCGGTGCCTATGAGTCGTATCTGCGTACGCACAGCGGTTCGCCCAGCGCCGTGCGTGCGGGGGAGTTTCTGCTGCTTGATCGGCAGTTCCCCCGCAGCATCCTTTTCTCCCTCACGAGGGCGGAGCATTGCCTCGACGAGATCGAACCGAGGTCCGAGACGGCGGCACCCGATCAGAGCAGGCGCATGCTCGGCCAAATCCGCAGCGAAATCGAGTACCGACCCATCGCCGAGATCCTCGAAGACTTGCCCGCACATATGGAGAGCGTGCAACTCGCCACGAGCTCGGTTTCGGAGCAGGCGCGGCTGCGGTACTTTCCCAACGATGCCGCCCCCAGCTGGGTAGGGGAAACCACATGA